From a single Okeanomitos corallinicola TIOX110 genomic region:
- a CDS encoding PspA/IM30 family protein, translated as MGLFDRIKRVVGANVNDLISKAEDPEKMLEQAILEMQEDLVQLRQGVAQAIAAQKRTDKQYKDAATEMDKWQRNAQLALQKGEEDLARQALQRKKTVTETATALKTSLDQQTATVENLKKNLVQLESKISEAKTKKEMLKARITAAKAQEQLGSMVSNMNTSSAMSAFERMEEKVMMQEARAQSVGELAGSGLESQFAQLESGSDVDDELAALKASMLPPATSASQPQLPAEQTSKPAEPVDSELEALKKQLDQL; from the coding sequence ATGGGATTATTTGATCGTATTAAAAGAGTAGTCGGTGCTAACGTTAATGATTTAATCAGCAAGGCTGAAGACCCAGAAAAAATGCTGGAACAGGCTATTCTGGAGATGCAGGAAGATTTAGTACAGTTACGTCAGGGTGTTGCTCAGGCGATCGCTGCCCAAAAGCGCACTGATAAACAGTACAAAGACGCAGCCACAGAAATGGACAAATGGCAACGCAATGCCCAACTAGCACTCCAAAAAGGTGAAGAAGACCTAGCAAGACAAGCATTACAGCGCAAGAAAACAGTTACTGAAACTGCTACAGCCTTAAAAACTAGCTTAGACCAGCAAACTGCTACAGTAGAAAATCTCAAGAAAAATTTAGTCCAGTTAGAGAGCAAAATTTCTGAAGCTAAAACTAAGAAAGAAATGCTCAAAGCTCGGATTACTGCCGCTAAAGCCCAAGAACAACTGGGTTCTATGGTTAGTAATATGAATACTAGCAGTGCCATGTCAGCATTTGAGCGCATGGAAGAAAAAGTGATGATGCAAGAAGCCCGCGCTCAGTCCGTGGGAGAATTGGCAGGATCGGGTTTAGAAAGTCAGTTTGCTCAATTAGAATCTGGTAGTGATGTAGATGACGAACTAGCAGCTTTAAAAGCAAGTATGCTACCTCCTGCAACTTCTGCTAGTCAGCCACAACTACCCGCAGAACAAACCAGTAAACCAGCTGAACCTGTAGATTCTGAATTAGAAGCTTTGAAAAAGCAATTAGATCAGTTGTAA
- a CDS encoding DciA family protein encodes MSLKSVNDILGILALETQREQQPFQQLLKYWPEVVGTKVALQTRPLSIQRDVLSVATASAAWAQNLTFQRQSLLLKLNTKLPQPLVNIRFSTAEWKRSPLLIPQEQTLSPQDHPSYLGENMFMSPVKNSRESANIAFENWARMKQERSQYLSLCPQCQCPTPAGELQHWGVCSPCRAKLINQGIADS; translated from the coding sequence ATGTCGTTGAAATCAGTTAATGATATTTTAGGTATTCTTGCCCTAGAAACCCAACGGGAACAGCAACCTTTTCAACAGTTACTGAAATATTGGCCGGAGGTGGTTGGGACTAAGGTGGCTTTACAAACTCGTCCTTTATCTATTCAGCGTGATGTTTTGTCGGTAGCAACCGCTAGTGCCGCTTGGGCGCAAAATTTAACTTTTCAACGTCAGTCTTTGCTGCTGAAATTAAATACAAAGTTACCTCAGCCCTTGGTAAATATACGTTTTTCTACGGCGGAATGGAAGCGATCGCCATTACTGATACCTCAAGAACAAACTTTATCACCACAGGATCACCCTAGTTACTTAGGTGAAAATATGTTCATGTCTCCAGTTAAAAATAGTAGGGAAAGTGCGAATATAGCTTTTGAAAATTGGGCTAGGATGAAACAAGAGCGATCGCAGTATTTATCCTTATGTCCTCAATGTCAATGTCCCACACCAGCCGGTGAACTCCAACACTGGGGAGTTTGTTCTCCCTGTCGGGCTAAATTAATTAATCAAGGAATAGCTGATAGCTGA
- a CDS encoding transaldolase, translated as MSKNLLEQLREVTVVVADTGDIQAIKKFTPQDATTNPSLITAAAQMPEYQDIVDQTLIQAKKDAGAKATQADVVTLAFDRLAVSFGLKILQIIPGRVSTEVDARLSYDTDATLAKARDLIAQYKAAGVAKERVLIKIASTWEGIKAAEILEKEGIHCNLTLLFGVHQAIACAEAGITLISPFVGRILDWYKKDTGRDSYPATEDPGVLSVTKIYNYYKKFGYKTEVMGASFRNLGEITELAGCDLLTISPALLSELQSTVADLPRKLDPAKAAGMSIEKISVDKATFDKMHAADRMASDKLAEGIEGFTKALISLEKLLAERLERLEKEMVAAG; from the coding sequence ATGTCTAAGAATTTACTGGAACAGTTGCGGGAAGTAACCGTTGTTGTGGCAGATACTGGGGACATCCAAGCAATTAAAAAGTTTACCCCCCAGGATGCTACTACTAATCCCTCTCTGATTACAGCTGCGGCGCAAATGCCGGAATATCAAGATATTGTTGATCAAACTTTGATCCAAGCGAAGAAGGATGCTGGCGCTAAGGCTACTCAAGCTGATGTGGTGACTTTGGCTTTTGACCGTTTGGCGGTATCTTTTGGTTTGAAGATTTTGCAAATTATCCCCGGTCGGGTGTCTACTGAGGTGGATGCTCGTTTATCCTATGATACTGATGCTACTTTGGCCAAAGCAAGGGATTTAATTGCTCAGTATAAGGCTGCTGGTGTTGCCAAGGAGCGGGTTTTAATTAAGATCGCTTCTACTTGGGAAGGTATTAAGGCTGCGGAAATTTTGGAGAAGGAAGGTATTCACTGTAACTTAACATTGTTGTTTGGTGTTCACCAGGCGATCGCTTGTGCTGAAGCTGGTATTACTCTGATTTCTCCTTTTGTGGGTCGGATTTTGGACTGGTACAAGAAGGATACTGGCCGGGATAGCTATCCTGCTACGGAAGATCCTGGTGTGTTGTCTGTTACTAAGATTTATAACTACTACAAAAAGTTTGGTTATAAAACTGAGGTGATGGGTGCTAGTTTCCGTAACCTTGGCGAAATTACTGAGTTAGCCGGTTGCGATTTATTAACTATTTCTCCTGCTTTGTTATCCGAGTTGCAAAGCACAGTTGCAGATTTACCTCGTAAACTTGATCCTGCAAAAGCTGCGGGGATGTCTATTGAGAAAATCTCTGTTGATAAAGCCACTTTTGATAAAATGCACGCTGCTGACCGGATGGCTTCTGATAAATTAGCTGAAGGTATTGAAGGTTTTACTAAGGCTTTAATTAGCTTGGAAAAACTTTTGGCTGAAAGATTGGAACGTTTGGAAAAAGAAATGGTTGCTGCTGGTTAA
- a CDS encoding thioredoxin family protein, with translation MSKGVITITDADFETEVLKADQPVLVYFWASWCGPCQLMSPMINQAATKYSDRLKVVKMEIDPNPITVKQYQVEGVPALRLIKEKELLDSTEGVISKDKLLSFLEQHLNSN, from the coding sequence ATGAGTAAGGGTGTAATAACTATCACTGACGCTGATTTTGAAACAGAAGTTTTGAAAGCCGATCAGCCTGTATTAGTTTACTTTTGGGCTTCCTGGTGTGGTCCTTGTCAATTGATGTCGCCAATGATTAATCAAGCAGCTACTAAATACAGCGATCGCCTGAAAGTTGTGAAAATGGAAATTGACCCTAATCCTATAACTGTCAAACAGTATCAGGTAGAAGGTGTTCCTGCGCTCAGATTGATCAAAGAAAAGGAACTGTTAGACTCAACTGAGGGAGTCATCAGTAAAGATAAATTACTCAGCTTCTTGGAGCAACATCTAAATAGTAATTAG
- a CDS encoding Rpn family recombination-promoting nuclease/putative transposase — protein MPKPADTSTKKLISLAPDNWVRWVTDIPDIKAQEILSGEFQWISRESDVLIRVTSPEHGEFLVLNEVQLRYNSKMPRRMRCYAGLAEEKYQLPTYPVLINILPTSDVEILTQFTSNVAGLTATQDYRVINLWEVDVNIPFQQSLPSLLPFVPILKGGGNESTIREALQILRRDDDLNQLETVLAFFATFVLESALVQEIMRWDMAVLRESPWYEEILKEGEIRGKAAAEERGKAEGIISSIRTSLEAKFGNEALELMPQISQVNDLERLQDILRTVVLANNFEELQQSFL, from the coding sequence ATGCCCAAACCAGCAGACACCAGCACAAAAAAACTAATTAGCCTTGCGCCCGACAATTGGGTAAGATGGGTGACAGATATTCCTGATATTAAAGCCCAAGAAATTTTATCAGGAGAATTTCAATGGATAAGTAGAGAAAGTGATGTATTAATCCGTGTCACAAGTCCAGAACATGGAGAATTTTTAGTATTAAATGAAGTGCAATTGCGCTATAACTCCAAAATGCCCAGGCGAATGCGTTGTTATGCGGGACTTGCGGAAGAAAAATATCAATTACCTACTTATCCGGTGCTGATTAATATTTTGCCAACCAGTGATGTAGAAATACTTACACAATTTACATCTAATGTGGCCGGATTAACAGCAACCCAAGATTATCGGGTGATTAATTTGTGGGAAGTTGATGTGAATATTCCCTTTCAACAATCTTTACCGTCACTACTACCCTTTGTGCCAATTCTCAAAGGAGGAGGAAATGAGTCTACAATTAGGGAAGCACTACAAATTCTACGTCGAGATGACGACTTAAATCAACTGGAAACAGTTCTAGCCTTTTTTGCTACTTTTGTATTGGAAAGTGCGTTAGTTCAAGAAATTATGAGGTGGGATATGGCGGTTCTACGAGAGTCACCTTGGTATGAAGAAATACTCAAGGAAGGAGAAATCAGAGGAAAAGCAGCAGCAGAAGAACGAGGGAAAGCTGAAGGAATTATATCAAGTATACGGACGAGTTTGGAGGCGAAGTTTGGTAATGAAGCTTTGGAGTTAATGCCTCAAATTTCTCAAGTTAATGATTTGGAACGGTTACAAGATATTTTGCGAACTGTGGTTTTAGCTAATAATTTTGAGGAGTTACAGCAAAGTTTTTTATGA
- the uvrC gene encoding excinuclease ABC subunit UvrC, protein MTTSSQALPLVKTPEKLENRLTEIPAEPGVYLMRDSSDRIIYIGKSRKLRSRVRSYFRDSTNKTERINTMVKLVTEIEFIVTDTEAEALALEANLIKQHQPYFNVLLKDDKKYPYLCITWSEQYPRIFITRKRQLGKAKDKYFGPYTDSGLLREIFHLCKRIFPLRQRLKPLFKDRTCLNYDIGRCPGVCQQLISPPEYHQIVQKVAMVFQGRTQELIDILTTQMETAAEELNFETAAKIRDQITGLKSLTAQQKVSLPDDTISRDAIALAADDQHAYIQLFQIRAGQLVGRLAFVANSEAEPGAILQRVLEEHYQTAENVEIPSEILVQHELLDGEILGDILTERKGRKVTIIAPQRQTKAELIEMVEKNAQYELQRMQKLGDSNQKSLADLTEILNLSELPKRIEGYDISHIQGSNAVASQVVFIDGLPAKQYYRHYKIKNPNITIGHSDDFASLAEVIQRRFRKYIEDPKLTRFGNSDWPDLIMIDGGKGQLSAVVSILEEMNLLADLQVVSLAKKREEIFLPRESKPLETNSEQPGVQLLRRLRDEAHRFAVSFHRQQRSDKLKRSRLDEIPGLGHHRQKLLLAHFRSVDYIRQATTKQLAEVPGIGTQLAQEIYNYFHPDQ, encoded by the coding sequence GTGACCACATCATCCCAAGCTTTACCATTAGTTAAAACACCAGAAAAACTAGAAAATCGCTTAACAGAAATTCCCGCAGAACCGGGAGTTTACTTAATGCGAGATAGTAGTGATCGCATTATTTATATCGGTAAATCTCGTAAATTGCGATCGCGTGTTCGTTCCTATTTCCGTGACTCTACCAACAAAACCGAACGCATTAACACAATGGTGAAATTAGTGACAGAAATTGAATTTATTGTCACGGACACCGAAGCAGAAGCCTTAGCATTAGAAGCCAACTTAATTAAACAACATCAACCATACTTTAACGTTTTATTAAAAGACGATAAAAAATATCCATATCTTTGTATTACTTGGTCAGAACAATATCCACGTATTTTTATCACTCGTAAACGGCAATTAGGAAAAGCCAAAGATAAATATTTTGGCCCATATACAGATTCTGGATTATTAAGAGAAATATTTCACCTTTGTAAACGTATTTTTCCCCTCAGACAAAGACTAAAACCTTTGTTTAAAGACCGGACTTGTTTAAATTATGATATAGGGCGTTGTCCTGGAGTTTGTCAACAACTAATTTCTCCCCCAGAATACCATCAAATTGTCCAAAAAGTAGCCATGGTATTTCAAGGTAGAACCCAAGAATTAATTGATATTTTAACAACACAAATGGAAACGGCTGCGGAAGAATTAAACTTTGAAACAGCCGCAAAAATACGTGATCAAATTACTGGTTTAAAATCCTTAACCGCACAACAAAAAGTATCTTTACCTGATGATACCATATCCAGAGATGCCATAGCCTTAGCCGCAGATGACCAACACGCCTACATTCAACTATTTCAAATTCGTGCAGGTCAATTAGTAGGAAGATTAGCCTTTGTTGCTAATTCCGAAGCTGAACCAGGAGCAATATTACAAAGAGTTTTAGAAGAACATTACCAAACAGCAGAAAATGTAGAAATTCCCAGCGAAATTTTAGTACAACATGAATTATTGGATGGAGAAATTTTAGGGGATATTTTAACAGAACGTAAAGGCAGAAAAGTGACAATCATTGCCCCTCAACGGCAAACAAAAGCCGAATTAATAGAAATGGTGGAAAAGAATGCCCAATATGAACTCCAAAGAATGCAAAAGTTGGGTGATAGTAATCAAAAATCATTAGCAGATTTAACGGAAATATTAAACTTATCAGAATTACCAAAACGGATAGAAGGTTATGATATTTCTCATATTCAAGGTAGTAATGCAGTAGCTTCTCAAGTCGTATTTATTGATGGTTTACCTGCCAAACAATATTACCGTCATTATAAAATCAAAAATCCTAATATTACCATTGGTCATTCCGATGATTTTGCTAGTTTAGCAGAAGTGATTCAGAGGAGATTTAGAAAATATATTGAAGATCCTAAATTAACAAGATTCGGTAATTCTGACTGGCCAGATTTAATAATGATTGATGGTGGTAAAGGTCAATTATCTGCCGTAGTTTCTATTTTAGAAGAAATGAATTTATTAGCAGATTTGCAGGTAGTAAGTTTAGCCAAAAAACGGGAAGAAATATTTTTACCAAGAGAATCAAAACCTTTAGAAACCAATTCCGAACAACCAGGAGTACAATTATTAAGGAGATTGCGAGATGAAGCCCATAGATTTGCAGTTAGTTTCCATCGTCAACAAAGAAGTGATAAACTCAAGCGATCGCGTTTAGACGAAATACCAGGACTAGGACACCATCGGCAAAAACTGCTATTAGCCCATTTTCGATCCGTAGACTATATCCGTCAAGCAACCACAAAACAACTAGCCGAAGTCCCTGGAATTGGTACACAATTAGCCCAAGAAATTTATAATTATTTTCATCCAGATCAATAA
- the pyk gene encoding pyruvate kinase has translation MRRTKIICTVGPATSSAEKLEALVKAGMNVARLNFSHGAYDFHAQTFQYLRDIGDKLHKPVAIMQDLCGPKIRLGKLPADGLMLETGSEVTFVLENEGDNIQELPLPLPTLFAMIRVGEPILINDGRVKLTVSGRDTDKIRAHVDVGGLISSHKGVNLPATPLPVSSITEKDLMDLRFGIQLGVDWVAVSFVRSPQDLEPARRMIESAGAKIRLIAKIERPEAVEQLNDILEVADAIMIARGDLGVEVPIHQVPMIQKDITRRCNLIGKPVITATQMLESMISSPDPTRAEATDVANSILDGTDAVMLSGETAVGEYPVEAVQMMHNIAMQTEKTIQAGAKHTWNHEAGRLSVTESVAQAVCRMAYETGSKAILCNTTSGNTARLISKYRPLTPIITLTSDATAYRQLALSWGVEPLLIQPVYNAEEMFTNVVNTVVEKGCVKKGDKVVITSGVPIGMSGTTSLIKVHSIGQPITA, from the coding sequence ATGCGTCGAACCAAAATTATCTGTACTGTTGGCCCTGCTACATCTTCAGCGGAAAAGCTAGAGGCTTTGGTAAAAGCGGGAATGAATGTGGCTAGGTTGAATTTTTCTCATGGGGCTTATGATTTTCATGCCCAAACTTTTCAGTATTTACGAGATATTGGTGATAAGTTACATAAACCTGTGGCGATTATGCAGGATTTGTGTGGCCCAAAAATTCGGTTGGGGAAATTACCAGCAGATGGGTTGATGCTGGAAACAGGTAGTGAGGTGACTTTTGTTTTAGAAAATGAGGGTGACAATATTCAGGAATTACCCTTACCGCTACCAACTTTATTCGCCATGATTAGGGTTGGTGAACCGATTTTAATTAATGATGGGCGGGTGAAGTTAACTGTTAGCGGTCGTGATACTGATAAAATTCGCGCTCATGTTGATGTTGGCGGGTTGATTTCTAGTCATAAGGGTGTGAATTTACCTGCTACTCCTTTACCTGTAAGTTCAATTACAGAGAAGGATTTGATGGATTTGCGGTTTGGGATTCAGTTGGGTGTGGATTGGGTGGCGGTTTCTTTTGTGCGATCGCCTCAAGATTTAGAACCTGCAAGACGGATGATTGAATCGGCTGGGGCAAAAATTCGTTTGATTGCTAAGATTGAGCGCCCGGAAGCTGTAGAGCAACTGAATGATATCCTTGAAGTCGCTGATGCAATTATGATTGCGCGGGGTGATTTGGGTGTGGAAGTACCAATTCACCAAGTGCCGATGATTCAAAAGGATATCACTCGCCGTTGTAATTTGATTGGTAAGCCTGTGATTACGGCGACTCAAATGTTGGAGTCTATGATTAGCTCCCCTGATCCTACCCGTGCTGAGGCTACTGATGTGGCTAATTCAATTTTGGATGGTACGGATGCGGTGATGTTGTCTGGGGAAACTGCTGTGGGTGAATATCCTGTTGAGGCGGTGCAAATGATGCACAATATCGCTATGCAAACGGAAAAGACTATCCAAGCTGGTGCTAAACATACTTGGAATCATGAAGCCGGGCGTTTGAGTGTGACTGAATCGGTGGCTCAAGCTGTATGTAGAATGGCTTATGAAACTGGTTCTAAGGCGATTCTTTGTAATACTACTTCTGGAAATACAGCGCGGTTGATTTCTAAATATCGTCCTTTGACTCCCATCATTACTCTCACTTCTGACGCTACCGCTTATCGGCAATTGGCGTTATCTTGGGGTGTAGAACCTTTGTTAATTCAGCCTGTTTACAATGCCGAGGAGATGTTTACCAATGTGGTGAATACTGTTGTGGAAAAGGGTTGTGTGAAAAAGGGTGACAAAGTGGTGATTACTTCTGGAGTGCCGATTGGTATGTCAGGAACAACCAGTTTAATTAAAGTGCATTCGATTGGACAGCCAATTACTGCTTGA
- the gap gene encoding type I glyceraldehyde-3-phosphate dehydrogenase codes for MAKLKVGINGFGRIGRLVLRAGLNNPNIEFVGINDLVPPDNLAYLLKYDSTHGRLNSKVEAREDGMVIDGHFIPCVSVRNPAELPWGQLGVDYVVESTGLFTDYAGAENHLKAGAKRVVISAPTKDPDKVKTMVMGVNHNTYDPTKDLIVSNASCTTNCLAPIAKVINDNFGLAEGLMTTVHAMTATQPTVDGPSKKDWRGGRGAAQNIIPSSTGAAKAVALVLPELKGKLTGMALRVPTPDVSVVDLTFKTVKSTSYKEICAAMKKAAEGELAGILGYTDENVVSTDFQGDTHSSIFDAGAGIELNANFFKVVSWYDNEWGYSNRVVDLMLSMAKR; via the coding sequence TTGGCAAAGTTAAAAGTCGGTATTAATGGTTTTGGGCGAATTGGTAGACTGGTACTCAGAGCAGGTCTAAATAACCCTAACATTGAGTTTGTGGGCATTAATGATTTAGTTCCACCTGATAATCTTGCTTACTTGTTAAAGTATGACTCTACACACGGTAGATTAAACAGCAAGGTGGAAGCTAGGGAAGATGGAATGGTGATTGATGGTCATTTTATCCCTTGTGTTTCCGTGAGAAATCCGGCGGAATTGCCTTGGGGTCAGTTGGGTGTAGATTATGTTGTCGAATCTACAGGACTTTTCACCGATTACGCTGGGGCAGAAAATCACCTCAAAGCTGGTGCAAAGCGGGTTGTAATTTCTGCACCGACAAAAGATCCTGATAAGGTGAAAACTATGGTGATGGGTGTAAATCACAACACTTATGACCCTACAAAAGATTTGATTGTTTCTAATGCTAGTTGCACTACAAATTGTTTAGCACCTATCGCTAAAGTCATTAATGATAATTTTGGCTTGGCGGAAGGTTTAATGACTACAGTTCACGCTATGACAGCTACCCAACCGACGGTAGATGGCCCCAGTAAAAAAGACTGGCGTGGTGGACGGGGTGCAGCGCAAAATATTATTCCTTCTTCAACTGGTGCTGCTAAAGCTGTGGCTTTGGTTTTACCAGAGTTGAAAGGTAAGTTAACTGGGATGGCTTTACGAGTACCTACTCCTGATGTTTCAGTGGTGGATTTAACTTTTAAAACGGTGAAGTCTACCAGTTACAAAGAAATTTGTGCAGCGATGAAAAAAGCCGCTGAGGGTGAATTAGCGGGAATTTTAGGTTACACCGATGAAAATGTAGTTTCCACAGATTTTCAAGGTGATACACACTCTAGTATTTTTGATGCCGGCGCAGGAATTGAGTTAAATGCCAATTTCTTTAAGGTTGTTTCTTGGTATGACAACGAGTGGGGTTATTCCAACCGTGTTGTTGATTTGATGTTGTCAATGGCGAAGAGGTGA
- a CDS encoding LL-diaminopimelate aminotransferase: protein MNKIKFANRLQFLQSNVFADMDTAKSVAISAGKELIDLSLGSSDLPVQNHVLEAISQSLYDPSTHGYLLFRGTQQFRQVVAQWYEQKYGISVDPETEVLPLIGSQEGTAHLPLAILNPGDFALLLDPGYPSHTGGVYLAGGQIYTMPLTAENNFLPILTDIPPSVLSQSKMMVLSYPHNPTSAIAPLSFFQEAVEFCQQHNIVLVHDFPYGDVVFTDDKISNTQSIAPSIFQADPQKSISIEFFSLSKSYNMGGFRIGYAIGNAQLIRALKQIKANVDFNQYLGILNGGIAALSGNQQGIKNTITTFRQRRDTFIKALHKIGWQVPTPEATMYIWAKLPEPWSHNSIQFCTELVKQTGVAASPGVGFGAAGEGYVRFALVQDSSILETAVSRISEFMS from the coding sequence ATGAATAAAATAAAATTTGCTAACCGACTACAGTTCTTACAATCTAACGTCTTTGCGGATATGGATACAGCTAAATCTGTGGCCATATCTGCCGGCAAAGAATTAATTGATTTGTCTTTAGGATCTTCAGATTTACCTGTACAAAATCACGTTTTAGAGGCCATTTCCCAATCTCTCTATGACCCCAGTACCCACGGTTATTTGTTATTTCGGGGTACTCAACAATTTCGCCAAGTTGTAGCTCAGTGGTATGAGCAAAAATATGGTATTTCTGTTGACCCAGAAACAGAAGTTTTACCTTTAATTGGTTCTCAGGAGGGAACTGCCCATTTACCCCTAGCAATCCTTAATCCTGGTGATTTTGCCCTCTTATTAGATCCTGGCTATCCCTCCCATACAGGTGGAGTTTATTTAGCAGGGGGGCAAATTTATACAATGCCGTTAACAGCAGAAAACAATTTTTTACCAATCTTGACTGACATTCCCCCTTCAGTTTTATCTCAATCCAAGATGATGGTTCTCAGTTATCCTCATAATCCTACCAGTGCGATCGCTCCTTTGTCTTTCTTCCAAGAAGCGGTAGAATTTTGTCAACAACACAATATTGTTTTAGTCCATGATTTCCCTTACGGAGATGTGGTTTTTACAGACGATAAAATTTCTAATACTCAATCCATAGCTCCCTCTATTTTTCAAGCCGACCCACAAAAAAGTATTTCTATTGAATTTTTTAGCTTGTCCAAGTCATACAATATGGGTGGTTTTCGGATTGGTTATGCAATTGGTAATGCCCAGTTAATCAGAGCTTTAAAACAGATTAAGGCAAATGTTGACTTTAATCAATATTTAGGAATTTTAAACGGAGGGATCGCCGCATTATCAGGCAATCAACAAGGTATAAAAAACACAATTACCACTTTCCGCCAACGTCGAGATACTTTTATCAAAGCCTTACATAAAATTGGTTGGCAAGTTCCCACACCAGAAGCAACAATGTATATCTGGGCAAAATTACCAGAACCTTGGAGTCATAATTCTATCCAATTTTGTACTGAATTGGTTAAACAAACTGGAGTTGCAGCTTCCCCAGGAGTTGGTTTTGGTGCAGCGGGAGAAGGTTATGTCCGTTTTGCCTTGGTGCAAGACTCATCAATATTAGAAACTGCTGTAAGTAGAATTTCTGAATTTATGAGTTAG
- the menB gene encoding 1,4-dihydroxy-2-naphthoyl-CoA synthase: MLTDWKTVKSYEDILYQKTDGIAKITINRPHKRNAFRPKTVFELYEAFWDAREDTNIGVVLFTGAGPHTDGKYAFCSGGDQSVRGQAGYVDDEGIPRLNVLDLQRLIRSMPKVVIALVAGYAIGGGHVLHLICDLTIAADNAIFGQTGPKVGSFDGGFGASYLARIVGQKKAREIWFLCRQYDAQQALEMGLVNTVVPVENLESEGIKWAQEVLEKSPIAIRCLKSAFNADCDGQAGLQELAGNATLLYYMTEEGSEGKKAFLEKRPPNFRDFPWLP; encoded by the coding sequence ATGTTAACTGACTGGAAAACTGTTAAATCCTACGAAGATATTTTGTATCAAAAAACCGATGGTATAGCCAAAATTACTATCAATCGTCCCCACAAACGTAACGCTTTCCGTCCCAAGACAGTGTTTGAACTCTACGAGGCTTTTTGGGATGCTCGTGAAGATACAAATATTGGTGTAGTCCTATTTACTGGTGCAGGACCCCACACAGATGGTAAATATGCTTTCTGTTCAGGAGGTGATCAAAGTGTACGCGGCCAAGCTGGGTATGTTGATGATGAAGGTATTCCCCGTTTGAATGTCTTGGATTTGCAACGTCTGATTCGTTCTATGCCGAAAGTTGTCATTGCTTTAGTAGCGGGTTATGCCATTGGTGGTGGTCATGTTTTACATTTAATTTGTGACCTCACTATAGCCGCTGATAACGCCATTTTTGGACAAACTGGACCGAAAGTAGGTAGTTTTGATGGTGGTTTTGGTGCAAGTTATTTAGCCCGAATTGTTGGACAAAAAAAAGCCCGTGAAATTTGGTTTCTCTGCCGTCAATATGATGCCCAACAAGCTTTAGAAATGGGATTAGTTAATACTGTAGTTCCCGTTGAAAATTTGGAATCTGAAGGGATAAAATGGGCGCAGGAAGTATTAGAAAAAAGTCCTATTGCTATACGTTGTTTAAAATCCGCTTTTAACGCCGACTGCGATGGCCAAGCTGGGTTACAAGAATTAGCTGGTAACGCAACTTTACTTTATTACATGACTGAAGAAGGTTCTGAAGGCAAAAAAGCTTTTCTAGAAAAACGCCCCCCGAATTTTCGAGATTTTCCTTGGTTGCCTTAA
- a CDS encoding PspA/IM30 family protein has protein sequence MEILKRVARVIRANFNDLVNGAEDPEKVLEQTVAEMQSNLMQMRQGVACAIATQKRTERQALAAQSQTEEWYRRAQIALQQDNDILAREALSKRQGYQKTAQALFEQIEQQKQIVDKLKQDMRNLELKISEVKTKKDMYIARARSAQASYKLQEMLSDVSNTSTLGALARMEDKVTQIESQAEVIGQLSGGDNLETRFADLNSISNVDAELAAMKTQMLNDVNNTSSGKNPLK, from the coding sequence ATGGAAATATTGAAGCGTGTAGCGCGAGTAATTCGCGCCAATTTCAATGACTTAGTTAATGGTGCTGAAGATCCAGAAAAAGTTTTAGAGCAGACAGTAGCAGAAATGCAGTCCAATTTAATGCAAATGCGCCAAGGCGTTGCCTGTGCGATCGCCACCCAAAAACGTACGGAACGTCAAGCACTAGCAGCACAGTCTCAAACTGAAGAATGGTATCGTCGCGCCCAAATAGCACTCCAACAAGATAATGACATCTTGGCTAGGGAAGCTCTCAGCAAACGTCAAGGATATCAAAAAACCGCTCAAGCCCTGTTTGAGCAAATAGAACAGCAAAAACAAATAGTAGATAAACTCAAACAGGATATGCGGAACTTGGAGCTAAAAATCTCCGAGGTGAAAACCAAAAAAGATATGTATATCGCCCGCGCTCGTTCTGCTCAAGCATCTTACAAACTTCAGGAAATGCTGAGTGATGTTTCTAATACATCTACATTGGGTGCATTAGCACGGATGGAAGATAAAGTTACACAAATAGAATCACAGGCAGAAGTAATTGGTCAACTGAGCGGTGGTGATAATCTGGAAACAAGATTTGCTGACTTGAATTCTATTAGTAATGTGGATGCTGAACTAGCAGCAATGAAAACGCAAATGTTAAATGATGTAAATAATACCTCTTCAGGGAAAAACCCCCTAAAATAG